The following proteins come from a genomic window of Camelus dromedarius isolate mCamDro1 chromosome 29, mCamDro1.pat, whole genome shotgun sequence:
- the FAM219B gene encoding protein FAM219B isoform X1, translating into MATAGPSGHAARPSMPGSRPGGAQAAGPPRGRSDIGVPRLGDRTPAAVEKRGPYMVMRAPSIQAKLQKHRNLAKAVLRRKGMLGAAPNRPDSSAKRSVKFNKGYTALSQSPDENLVSLDSDSDGELESRYSSGYSSAEQVNQDVSRQLLQDGYHLDEIPDDEDLDLIPPKPVASSACSCCWCCLGDSSSCTLQ; encoded by the exons ATGGCTACCGCGGGGCCCAGTGGGCACGCGGCGCGGCCGTCTATGCCGGGTTCCCGGCCCGGCGGAGCCCAGGCTGCGGGGCCGCCTCGCGGGCGAAGCGATATTGGAGTCCCCCGACTCGGGGACCGGACCCCGGCGGCTGTGGAGAAGCGGGGGCCGTACATGGTGATGCGCGCGCCTTCCATTCAGGCCAAGCTGC AGAAGCACCGGAACCTGGCCAAGGCCGTTCTGCGGAGAAAAGGCATGCTGGGGGCCGCGCCGAACCGCCCCGACTCTTCAGCCAAAAG GTCAGTGAAGTTTAACAAGGGGTATACTGCTCTTAGTCAGAGTCCAGATGAAAACCTGGTGTCTCTTGACTCTGACAG TGATGGGGAGCTGGAATCCAGATACTCCTCCGGGTATTCCTCTGCAGAG CAGGTGAACCAGGATGTGAGCCGGCAGCTGCTCCAGGATGGGTATCACCTGGATGAGATTCCAGATGATGAGGACTTGGATCTCATTCCCCCCAAGCCTGTGGCCTCCTCAGCGTGTTCCTGCTGCTGGTGCTGTCTTGGGGACTCTTCCTCCTGCACCCTCCAGTAG
- the FAM219B gene encoding protein FAM219B isoform X2 encodes MATAGPSGHAARPSMPGSRPGGAQAAGPPRGRSDIGVPRLGDRTPAAVEKRGPYMVMRAPSIQAKLQKHRNLAKAVLRRKGMLGAAPNRPDSSAKRSVKFNKGYTALSQSPDENLVSLDSDSDGELESRYSSGYSSAEVNQDVSRQLLQDGYHLDEIPDDEDLDLIPPKPVASSACSCCWCCLGDSSSCTLQ; translated from the exons ATGGCTACCGCGGGGCCCAGTGGGCACGCGGCGCGGCCGTCTATGCCGGGTTCCCGGCCCGGCGGAGCCCAGGCTGCGGGGCCGCCTCGCGGGCGAAGCGATATTGGAGTCCCCCGACTCGGGGACCGGACCCCGGCGGCTGTGGAGAAGCGGGGGCCGTACATGGTGATGCGCGCGCCTTCCATTCAGGCCAAGCTGC AGAAGCACCGGAACCTGGCCAAGGCCGTTCTGCGGAGAAAAGGCATGCTGGGGGCCGCGCCGAACCGCCCCGACTCTTCAGCCAAAAG GTCAGTGAAGTTTAACAAGGGGTATACTGCTCTTAGTCAGAGTCCAGATGAAAACCTGGTGTCTCTTGACTCTGACAG TGATGGGGAGCTGGAATCCAGATACTCCTCCGGGTATTCCTCTGCAGAG GTGAACCAGGATGTGAGCCGGCAGCTGCTCCAGGATGGGTATCACCTGGATGAGATTCCAGATGATGAGGACTTGGATCTCATTCCCCCCAAGCCTGTGGCCTCCTCAGCGTGTTCCTGCTGCTGGTGCTGTCTTGGGGACTCTTCCTCCTGCACCCTCCAGTAG